The following coding sequences lie in one Candidatus Margulisiibacteriota bacterium genomic window:
- a CDS encoding electron transfer flavoprotein subunit alpha, with protein sequence MSIKILLDKCTGCTLCVKGCPFAAISMVEAPASGEAKPKKKASINLDVCTLCGACVETCKFKAIELKKELSAAKDLSAYKNVWVFAEQREGKIQAVTYELLSEGRKLAADLGCELAAVLCGDQKIAEEAEHLFRYGANKVYLVTHQELKHYHTEPYTRAISETIIKHKPEIFLLGATTQGRDLAARLAIRIGTGLTADCTSLSIDPEKKILQQTRPAFGGNIMATIVSPNHRPQMSTVRPKVFKKVPLDKPIKGEIIKFSPVLNKEDLAVKLLDIVQDESVKINLAEAEIIVSGGRGIGDAKNFVLLEELATLFGGAVGASRATVDAGWISAHHQVGQTGKTVSPKLYIACGISGKIQHLVGMQSADTIIAINKDPDAPIFKVATYGIVGDALEIIPLLIRKLKELRQ encoded by the coding sequence GCGATCAGCATGGTTGAGGCCCCGGCAAGCGGCGAAGCTAAGCCGAAAAAAAAGGCTTCGATCAACCTTGATGTCTGCACTTTATGCGGGGCCTGCGTCGAGACCTGCAAGTTTAAGGCCATTGAATTAAAAAAAGAGCTCTCTGCGGCCAAAGACCTTTCCGCCTACAAAAACGTCTGGGTCTTTGCCGAACAGCGCGAGGGAAAGATCCAGGCGGTAACCTACGAACTTCTTTCTGAAGGGCGCAAACTGGCGGCCGACCTGGGGTGCGAGCTTGCCGCCGTCCTTTGCGGCGACCAGAAGATCGCAGAAGAAGCTGAACATTTGTTCCGTTATGGGGCAAACAAGGTTTATCTTGTCACCCACCAAGAGCTGAAGCACTACCACACCGAACCTTACACCCGGGCGATCTCGGAAACGATCATCAAGCATAAGCCGGAAATTTTTCTGCTTGGAGCAACCACCCAGGGGCGGGACCTGGCCGCCCGTCTGGCGATCAGGATCGGCACCGGGCTGACCGCCGACTGCACCAGCCTCTCGATAGACCCGGAAAAAAAGATCCTGCAGCAAACCCGGCCCGCTTTCGGCGGCAACATCATGGCAACCATTGTTTCCCCAAACCATCGGCCGCAGATGTCAACGGTCCGTCCTAAAGTCTTCAAAAAGGTTCCCTTGGACAAACCGATCAAAGGGGAGATCATTAAATTCAGCCCGGTCCTGAACAAAGAAGACCTTGCCGTTAAATTGCTCGACATCGTGCAGGACGAAAGCGTCAAGATTAACTTGGCCGAGGCAGAAATTATTGTTTCCGGCGGCCGGGGGATTGGCGACGCTAAGAATTTTGTATTGCTGGAAGAGCTGGCCACCCTTTTCGGCGGCGCGGTCGGCGCTTCCCGGGCCACCGTTGACGCCGGCTGGATCTCAGCCCATCATCAGGTCGGCCAAACGGGCAAAACCGTTTCCCCCAAGCTCTACATCGCTTGCGGGATTTCCGGCAAGATCCAACATCTGGTCGGGATGCAAAGCGCCGACACCATTATCGCGATCAATAAAGACCCTGACGCGCCAATCTTCAAGGTAGCGACTTACGGCATTGTCGGCGATGCTCTGGAGATCATCCCGCTTCTGATCAGGAAGCTCAAAGAATTGCGCCAGTAA